Proteins encoded together in one Microcebus murinus isolate Inina chromosome 16, M.murinus_Inina_mat1.0, whole genome shotgun sequence window:
- the SYNE4 gene encoding nesprin-4 isoform X2, whose translation MALSLPLGPRLPSEPLSHPPGAPGEPNVAGCTICPASEKDRVRPGQAQKQGQDSLDPPEHFQGGLRSIEPAAGPPRWSTPSSHEDPAGGKHCEHPTSGLEVLEAEQDSLHICLVGMGLRPQDPERGRGPWALAQRGMVQLQADLRGAAERVDALLAFGEGLAQRSEPRAWASLEQILRALGAHRDTIFRRLWQLQAQLVSYSLVFNKEANELDQDLEVERDVDGPGPGGVWGPWAPSGLPASAELEWDPAGDVGDLGPLGQKTAWTPGAPCELCGHRAPQGRGQGLEDVPGSGLSHRKHFAGYGRCSLLRKPQDKKRQASSSLQDVALEVDAGAPDPASRWPLAFLLLLFFLLLLLVGATLLLPVPGIFCCFHARLARTPYLVLSYVNGLPPV comes from the exons ATGGCCCTGTCCCTACCTCTGGGCCCTAGGCTCCCCTCAGAGCCACTCAGCCACCCCCCTGGAGCCCCTGGGGAGCCGAACGTTGCTGGATGCACCATCTGCCCTGCATCTGAAAAGGACAGAgtcag GCCGGGGCAGGCCCAGAAACAGGGACAAGACTCCCTGGACCCTCCTGAGCACTTCCAAGGTGGGCTAAGGAGCATTGAGCCTGCTGCTGGCCCCCCAAGATGGTCAACACCCTCTTCCCATGAGGACCCAGCTGGAGGCAAACACTGTGAG CACCCCACCTCCGGCCTGGAGGTACTGGAGGCCGAACAGGACAGCCTGCACATTTGCCTAGTGGGGATGGGGCTCCGGCCGCAGGACCCGGAGCGAGGCCGGGGGCCCTGGGCACTGGCACAGAGAGGCATGGTCCAGCTGCAG GCAGACCTCCGAGGGGCAGCCGAGCGCGTGGATGCGCTGCTGGCGTTTGGTGAGGGGCTGGCACAGCGGAGCGAGCCTAGGGCCTGGGCGTCCCTGGAGCAGATCCTGAGGGCCCTCGGAGCCCACAGAGACACCATCTTCCGACGGCTCTGgcagctgcaggcccagctgGTCAGCTACAGCCTG GTGTTCAACAAGGAGGCCAACGAGCTGGACCAGGACTTGGAGGTCGAGAGGGACGTGGACGGGCCAGGACCTGGTGGGGTCTGGGGTCCCTGGGCGCCCAGTGGCCTCCCCGCTTCCGCAGAGCTGGAGTGGGATCCAGCAGGGGACGTTGGGGACCTCGGACCCTTGGGGCAAAAGACAGCCTGGACACCAGGGGCTCCCTGTGAGCTGTGTGGCCACAGGGCCCCCCAGGGCAGAGGACAAGGCCTTGAG GATGTGCCCGGGTCCGGCCTCAGCCACCGGAAACACTTCGCAGGTTACGGAAGATGCTCCCTGCTCCGGAAGCCTCAG GACAAGAAGAGGCAAGCGTCTTCCAGTCTCCAGGATGTGGCCCTGGAGGTGGATGCTGG GGCCCCGGATCCTGCGTCCAGGTGGCCcctggccttcctcctcctcctcttctttctccttctcctcctggtGGGTGCCACATTGCTCCTGCCCGTGCCTGGGATCTTCTGCTGCTTTCACGCCCGACTGGCCAGGACACCTTACCTGGTGCTCAGCTACGTCAACGGTCTCCCCCCAGTCTGA
- the SYNE4 gene encoding nesprin-4 isoform X1: MALSLPLGPRLPSEPLSHPPGAPGEPNVAGCTICPASEKDRVRPGQAQKQGQDSLDPPEHFQGGLRSIEPAAGPPRWSTPSSHEDPAGGKHCEHPTSGLEVLEAEQDSLHICLVGMGLRPQDPERGRGPWALAQRGMVQLQALQADLRGAAERVDALLAFGEGLAQRSEPRAWASLEQILRALGAHRDTIFRRLWQLQAQLVSYSLVFNKEANELDQDLEVERDVDGPGPGGVWGPWAPSGLPASAELEWDPAGDVGDLGPLGQKTAWTPGAPCELCGHRAPQGRGQGLEDVPGSGLSHRKHFAGYGRCSLLRKPQDKKRQASSSLQDVALEVDAGAPDPASRWPLAFLLLLFFLLLLLVGATLLLPVPGIFCCFHARLARTPYLVLSYVNGLPPV; encoded by the exons ATGGCCCTGTCCCTACCTCTGGGCCCTAGGCTCCCCTCAGAGCCACTCAGCCACCCCCCTGGAGCCCCTGGGGAGCCGAACGTTGCTGGATGCACCATCTGCCCTGCATCTGAAAAGGACAGAgtcag GCCGGGGCAGGCCCAGAAACAGGGACAAGACTCCCTGGACCCTCCTGAGCACTTCCAAGGTGGGCTAAGGAGCATTGAGCCTGCTGCTGGCCCCCCAAGATGGTCAACACCCTCTTCCCATGAGGACCCAGCTGGAGGCAAACACTGTGAG CACCCCACCTCCGGCCTGGAGGTACTGGAGGCCGAACAGGACAGCCTGCACATTTGCCTAGTGGGGATGGGGCTCCGGCCGCAGGACCCGGAGCGAGGCCGGGGGCCCTGGGCACTGGCACAGAGAGGCATGGTCCAGCTGCAG GCCCTGCAGGCAGACCTCCGAGGGGCAGCCGAGCGCGTGGATGCGCTGCTGGCGTTTGGTGAGGGGCTGGCACAGCGGAGCGAGCCTAGGGCCTGGGCGTCCCTGGAGCAGATCCTGAGGGCCCTCGGAGCCCACAGAGACACCATCTTCCGACGGCTCTGgcagctgcaggcccagctgGTCAGCTACAGCCTG GTGTTCAACAAGGAGGCCAACGAGCTGGACCAGGACTTGGAGGTCGAGAGGGACGTGGACGGGCCAGGACCTGGTGGGGTCTGGGGTCCCTGGGCGCCCAGTGGCCTCCCCGCTTCCGCAGAGCTGGAGTGGGATCCAGCAGGGGACGTTGGGGACCTCGGACCCTTGGGGCAAAAGACAGCCTGGACACCAGGGGCTCCCTGTGAGCTGTGTGGCCACAGGGCCCCCCAGGGCAGAGGACAAGGCCTTGAG GATGTGCCCGGGTCCGGCCTCAGCCACCGGAAACACTTCGCAGGTTACGGAAGATGCTCCCTGCTCCGGAAGCCTCAG GACAAGAAGAGGCAAGCGTCTTCCAGTCTCCAGGATGTGGCCCTGGAGGTGGATGCTGG GGCCCCGGATCCTGCGTCCAGGTGGCCcctggccttcctcctcctcctcttctttctccttctcctcctggtGGGTGCCACATTGCTCCTGCCCGTGCCTGGGATCTTCTGCTGCTTTCACGCCCGACTGGCCAGGACACCTTACCTGGTGCTCAGCTACGTCAACGGTCTCCCCCCAGTCTGA
- the SYNE4 gene encoding nesprin-4 isoform X3 has product MALSLPLGPRLPSEPLSHPPGAPGEPNVAGCTICPASEKDRVRPGQAQKQGQDSLDPPEHFQGGLRSIEPAAGPPRWSTPSSHEDPAGGKHCEHPTSGLEVLEAEQDSLHICLVGMGLRPQDPERGRGPWALAQRGMVQLQALQADLRGAAERVDALLAFGEGLAQRSEPRAWASLEQILRALGAHRDTIFRRLWQLQAQLVSYSLEANELDQDLEVERDVDGPGPGGVWGPWAPSGLPASAELEWDPAGDVGDLGPLGQKTAWTPGAPCELCGHRAPQGRGQGLEDVPGSGLSHRKHFAGYGRCSLLRKPQDKKRQASSSLQDVALEVDAGAPDPASRWPLAFLLLLFFLLLLLVGATLLLPVPGIFCCFHARLARTPYLVLSYVNGLPPV; this is encoded by the exons ATGGCCCTGTCCCTACCTCTGGGCCCTAGGCTCCCCTCAGAGCCACTCAGCCACCCCCCTGGAGCCCCTGGGGAGCCGAACGTTGCTGGATGCACCATCTGCCCTGCATCTGAAAAGGACAGAgtcag GCCGGGGCAGGCCCAGAAACAGGGACAAGACTCCCTGGACCCTCCTGAGCACTTCCAAGGTGGGCTAAGGAGCATTGAGCCTGCTGCTGGCCCCCCAAGATGGTCAACACCCTCTTCCCATGAGGACCCAGCTGGAGGCAAACACTGTGAG CACCCCACCTCCGGCCTGGAGGTACTGGAGGCCGAACAGGACAGCCTGCACATTTGCCTAGTGGGGATGGGGCTCCGGCCGCAGGACCCGGAGCGAGGCCGGGGGCCCTGGGCACTGGCACAGAGAGGCATGGTCCAGCTGCAG GCCCTGCAGGCAGACCTCCGAGGGGCAGCCGAGCGCGTGGATGCGCTGCTGGCGTTTGGTGAGGGGCTGGCACAGCGGAGCGAGCCTAGGGCCTGGGCGTCCCTGGAGCAGATCCTGAGGGCCCTCGGAGCCCACAGAGACACCATCTTCCGACGGCTCTGgcagctgcaggcccagctgGTCAGCTACAGCCTG GAGGCCAACGAGCTGGACCAGGACTTGGAGGTCGAGAGGGACGTGGACGGGCCAGGACCTGGTGGGGTCTGGGGTCCCTGGGCGCCCAGTGGCCTCCCCGCTTCCGCAGAGCTGGAGTGGGATCCAGCAGGGGACGTTGGGGACCTCGGACCCTTGGGGCAAAAGACAGCCTGGACACCAGGGGCTCCCTGTGAGCTGTGTGGCCACAGGGCCCCCCAGGGCAGAGGACAAGGCCTTGAG GATGTGCCCGGGTCCGGCCTCAGCCACCGGAAACACTTCGCAGGTTACGGAAGATGCTCCCTGCTCCGGAAGCCTCAG GACAAGAAGAGGCAAGCGTCTTCCAGTCTCCAGGATGTGGCCCTGGAGGTGGATGCTGG GGCCCCGGATCCTGCGTCCAGGTGGCCcctggccttcctcctcctcctcttctttctccttctcctcctggtGGGTGCCACATTGCTCCTGCCCGTGCCTGGGATCTTCTGCTGCTTTCACGCCCGACTGGCCAGGACACCTTACCTGGTGCTCAGCTACGTCAACGGTCTCCCCCCAGTCTGA
- the ALKBH6 gene encoding putative RNA/DNA demethylase ALKBH6 isoform X1, with protein MEEEDARVPTLEPFRVEQAPPVIYYVPDFISKEEEEYLLRQVFNAPKPKWTQLSGRKLQNWGGLPHPRGMVPEWLPPWLQRYVDKVSDLRLFGGLPANHVLVNQYLPGEGIMPHEDGPLYYPTVSTISLGSHTMLDLYEPRQPEDDDPVEQPRPPPRPTTSLLLEPRSLLVLRGTAYTRLLHGIAAARVDELHATSLPPNAAACPSARPGACLVRGTRVSLTIRRVPRVLRAGLLLGK; from the exons ATGGAGGAGGAGGACGCCAGGGTTCCAACCCTGGAACCATTCAGGGTGGAGCAG GCACCACCTGTAATCTACTATGTCCCTGATTTCATTtccaaggaagaggaggagtacTTGCTTCGACAG GTTTTTAATGCCCCAAAGCCAAAGTGGACCCAGCTCTCCGGGAGGAAGTTACAGAACTGGG GTGGGCTCCCCCATCCACGGGGGATGGTTCCTGAGTGGCTGCCCCCATGGCTCCAGCGCTACGTGGACAAAGTGTCTGACCTCAGACTTTTTGGGGGTCTCCCAGCTAACCATGTCCTCGTGAACCAGTATCTGCCAGGGGAGGGCATCATG ccccatGAGGACGGACCACTGTACTACCCGACTGTCAGCACCATCAGCCTGGGCTCCCACACCATGCTGGACCTGTACGAGCCGCGGCAGCCGGAGGATGATGACCCTGTGGAACAG ccccggcccccgccccggcccaccACGTCGCTGCTGCTGGAACCGCGCAGCCTGCTGGTGCTGCGTGGCACCGCCTACACGCGCCTCCTCCACGGCATCGCCGCCGCCCGGGTAGACGAACTCCACGCCACCTCCCTGCCGCCCAACGCGGCCGCCTGCCCGTCGGCGCGGCCCGGAGCCTGCCTGGTCCGCGGCACTCGGGTCTCGCTGACCATCCGCCGCGTGCCCCGCGTGCTGCGCGCCGGCCTCTTGCTCGGCAAGTGA
- the ALKBH6 gene encoding putative RNA/DNA demethylase ALKBH6 isoform X2 — MEEEDARVPTLEPFRVEQEEEEYLLRQVFNAPKPKWTQLSGRKLQNWGGLPHPRGMVPEWLPPWLQRYVDKVSDLRLFGGLPANHVLVNQYLPGEGIMPHEDGPLYYPTVSTISLGSHTMLDLYEPRQPEDDDPVEQPRPPPRPTTSLLLEPRSLLVLRGTAYTRLLHGIAAARVDELHATSLPPNAAACPSARPGACLVRGTRVSLTIRRVPRVLRAGLLLGK, encoded by the exons ATGGAGGAGGAGGACGCCAGGGTTCCAACCCTGGAACCATTCAGGGTGGAGCAG gaagaggaggagtacTTGCTTCGACAG GTTTTTAATGCCCCAAAGCCAAAGTGGACCCAGCTCTCCGGGAGGAAGTTACAGAACTGGG GTGGGCTCCCCCATCCACGGGGGATGGTTCCTGAGTGGCTGCCCCCATGGCTCCAGCGCTACGTGGACAAAGTGTCTGACCTCAGACTTTTTGGGGGTCTCCCAGCTAACCATGTCCTCGTGAACCAGTATCTGCCAGGGGAGGGCATCATG ccccatGAGGACGGACCACTGTACTACCCGACTGTCAGCACCATCAGCCTGGGCTCCCACACCATGCTGGACCTGTACGAGCCGCGGCAGCCGGAGGATGATGACCCTGTGGAACAG ccccggcccccgccccggcccaccACGTCGCTGCTGCTGGAACCGCGCAGCCTGCTGGTGCTGCGTGGCACCGCCTACACGCGCCTCCTCCACGGCATCGCCGCCGCCCGGGTAGACGAACTCCACGCCACCTCCCTGCCGCCCAACGCGGCCGCCTGCCCGTCGGCGCGGCCCGGAGCCTGCCTGGTCCGCGGCACTCGGGTCTCGCTGACCATCCGCCGCGTGCCCCGCGTGCTGCGCGCCGGCCTCTTGCTCGGCAAGTGA
- the ALKBH6 gene encoding putative RNA/DNA demethylase ALKBH6 isoform X3, with product MEEEDARVPTLEPFRVEQAPPVIYYVPDFISKEEEEYLLRQVFNAPKPKWTQLSGRKLQNWGGLPHPRGMVPEWLPPWLQRYVDKVSDLRLFGGLPANHVLVNQYLPGEGIMHHQPGLPHHAGPVRAAAAGG from the exons ATGGAGGAGGAGGACGCCAGGGTTCCAACCCTGGAACCATTCAGGGTGGAGCAG GCACCACCTGTAATCTACTATGTCCCTGATTTCATTtccaaggaagaggaggagtacTTGCTTCGACAG GTTTTTAATGCCCCAAAGCCAAAGTGGACCCAGCTCTCCGGGAGGAAGTTACAGAACTGGG GTGGGCTCCCCCATCCACGGGGGATGGTTCCTGAGTGGCTGCCCCCATGGCTCCAGCGCTACGTGGACAAAGTGTCTGACCTCAGACTTTTTGGGGGTCTCCCAGCTAACCATGTCCTCGTGAACCAGTATCTGCCAGGGGAGGGCATCATG CACCATCAGCCTGGGCTCCCACACCATGCTGGACCTGTACGAGCCGCGGCAGCCGGAGGATGA
- the CLIP3 gene encoding CAP-Gly domain-containing linker protein 3: MTKTDPAPMAPPPPRGEEEEEEEEDEPVPEAPSPTQERRQKPVVHPSAPAPLPKDYAFTFFDPNDPACQEILFDPQTTVPELFAIVRQWVPQVQHKIDVIGNEILRRGCHVNDRDGLTDMTLLHYACKAGAHGVGDPAAAVRLSQQLLALGADVTLRSRWTNMNALHYAAYFDVPDLVRVLLKGARPRVVNSTCSDFNHGSALHIAASNLCLGAAKCLLEHGANPALRNRKGQVPAEVVPDPMDMSLDKAEAALVAKELRTLLEEAVPLSCALPKVTLPNYDNVPGNLMLSALGLRLGDRVLLDGQKTGTLRFCGTTEFASGQWVGVELDEPEGKNDGSVGGVRYFICPPKQGLFASVSKISKAVDAPPSSVTSTPRTPRMDFSRVTGKGRREHKGKKKSPSSPSLGSLQQRDGAKAEVGDQVLVAGQKQGIVRFYGKTDFAPGYWYGIELDQPTGKHDGSVFGVRYFTCPPRHGVFAPASRIQRIGGSTDPPGDSVGAKKVHQVTMTQPKRTFTTVRTPKDIASENSISRLLFCCWFPWMLRAEMQS, translated from the exons ATGACTAAGACAGATCCCGCCCCAatggccccgccgccgccccgaggggaggaggaagaggaggaggaagaggacgaGCCCGTCCCtgaagcccccagccccacccaggagCGCCGGCAGAAGCCTGTTGTGCACCCCTCGgcacctgcccccctccctaaGGACTACG ccttcacCTTCTTCGACCCCAACGACCCCGCGTGCCAGGAGATTCTGTTCGACCCCCAGACCACCGTCCCGGAGCTGTTTGCCATTGTGCGCCAGTGGGTGCCCCAAGTCCAGCACAAGATAGATGTCATCGGCAATGAG ATTCTGCGCCGAGGCTGCCACGTGAACGATCGCGATGGGCTGACCGACATGACGCTGCTCCACTACGCGTGCAAGGCTGGGGCCCACGGAGTCG GGGACCCCGCTGCGGCCGTGCGCCTCTCGCAGCAGCTGCTGGCCCTGGGCGCCGACGTGACCCTGCGCAGCCGCTGGACCAACATGAACGCGCTTCACTACGCGGCTTACTTCGACGTGCCCGACCTCGTGCGCGTGCTGCTGAAGGGCGCGCGGCCgcgag TGGTGAACTCCACGTGCAGCGATTTCAACCACGGCTCAGCCCTGCACATTGCGGCCTCCAACCTGTGCCTGGGCGCCGCCAAATGTTTGCTGGAGCACGGTGCCAACCCGGCCTTGAGG AATCGAAAAGGACAGGTGCCAGCGGAGGTGGTCCCGGACCCTATGGACATGTCCCTGGACAAGGCAGAGGCAGCGCTGGTGGCCAAGGAGCTGCGAACCCTGCTGGAGGAGGCTGTGCCGCTCTCCTGCGCCCTCCCCAAGGTCACGCTACCCAACTATGACAACGTGCCAGGCAATCTCATGCTCAGCGCGCTGGGCCTGCGCCTGGGAGACCGCGTGCTGCTGGACGGCCAGAAG ACGGGCACGCTGCGGTTCTGCGGGACCACGGAGTTCGCCAGCGGCCAGTGGGTGGGCGTGGAGCTGGACGAACCCGAGGGCAAGAACGATGGCAGTGTTGGGGGAGTCCGGTACTTCATCTGCCCTCCCAAGCAGG GTCTCTTTGCCTCCGTGTCCAAGATCTCCAAGGCAGTGGATGCACCCCCCTCCTCTGTCACCTCCACACCCCGGACTCCCCGGATGGACTTCTCCCGTGTCACTGGCAAAGGCCGCAGGGAACACAAAG GCAAGAAGAAGTCCCCGTCATCCCCATCTCTGGGCAGCCTGCAGCAGCGCGATGGGGccaaggccgaggtgggagaccAAGTCCTTGTTGCAGGCCAGAAGCAGGGGATCGTGCGCTTCTATGGGAAGACAGACTTTGCCCCAG GTTACTGGTATGGCATTGAGCTGGACCAGCCCACGGGCAAGCACGATGGCTCTGTCTTTGGTGTCCGGTACTTCACCTGTCCCCCTCGGCATGGGGTCTTTGCGCCAGCGTCCCGCATTCAGAG GATTGGCGGATCCACTGACCCCCCTGGGGACAGTGTTGGAGCCAAAAAAGTACATCAAGTGACAA TGACGCAGCCCAAACGCACCTTCACAACAGTCCGGACCCCAAAGGACATTGCGTCAGAGAACTCTATCTCCAG GTTGCTCTTCTGCTGCTGGTTTCCCTGGATGCTGAGGGCAGAGATGCAGTCCTAG